The following proteins come from a genomic window of Flavobacterium eburneipallidum:
- a CDS encoding beta-galactosidase, which produces MKKNKISKSLLSIAYVVLGTFSISAQTNYSIDITKVNTEVKRGHLDLGGTNAKGDKIDVNSFYLERNGTPFIPVIGEFHFSRYPHQYWDEQLKKMKAGGITVVATYVFWNMHEFKEGTFNWSGDLDVRRFTELCAKNGLEVLMRVGPFAHGEIRNGGLPDWLYGRPIDVRSNDQVYLFYTNRLYQEIGKQLKGLMFKDGGPIIGVQLENEYQHSTAPWGFTYQDAPKERTVAGRDKKIIQDGVGINTMGNEFADVGRDHMKTLKKLAIDAGLIAPIYTATGWGYATIVEKGSIPVMAGYAYPFWTAGNSPSPFYLFKNIHQKPDYSPVSYDVNLYPSLAAELGTGMAVTYSRRPHVLGESFLPMMVRTVGSGTNGLGFYMYHGGTTPSIGNYFLTEGAGLHNKSYDYQAPIGEFGNVSSGYYPLKLMNYFLKGYGNDLAPLYPILPSTNDSIKATDTSTLRYAVRGDGDKGYLFMHNFQDHLETKDLSNLKIDIATKTGEIQFPQTGTFTLKAGSSAIFPFNVNYDGVAIRMATVQPFCKFTNKNKKYNVMVAIDGIAPEIVLQGKVKVSGTGIKTIIRDGNTVVVCTARKINDFEINGVSFLVLPSSEAEKAYLIGQTDNQKLVLSNALVLDNEGKISLVSNNQENIDFSVYPAAGNVNSIDGKVTKGKSTIKSISTWQVSVPKADTAIKLVQADNSHYVLKAGSLNLSKVNDVFITFDYRGDRGICMMNGELQTDDLYTSKPWTIGLKRYQEALKTSDMYFHFLPMAKDAPYLSYLDKEVLPDFGNQKSFLEIKQPQISVEYKADVEIK; this is translated from the coding sequence ATGAAAAAAAATAAAATTTCGAAATCACTATTGAGTATTGCTTATGTTGTTTTAGGTACTTTTTCGATATCGGCACAAACGAATTATTCGATTGATATTACTAAAGTGAATACCGAAGTAAAGCGCGGTCATCTTGATTTAGGTGGGACTAATGCTAAAGGTGATAAAATCGACGTAAACAGTTTTTATCTGGAACGAAACGGAACACCTTTTATTCCGGTTATCGGGGAGTTTCATTTTAGTCGTTATCCGCATCAATATTGGGATGAGCAGCTAAAAAAAATGAAAGCAGGGGGGATTACGGTAGTGGCAACTTATGTGTTTTGGAATATGCACGAATTCAAGGAAGGGACTTTCAACTGGAGTGGAGATCTCGATGTTCGTCGTTTTACGGAATTGTGTGCCAAAAATGGTTTGGAAGTGCTCATGCGTGTTGGTCCTTTCGCTCATGGCGAAATTCGTAATGGCGGTTTACCGGATTGGTTGTACGGTCGTCCTATTGATGTAAGAAGCAATGATCAGGTCTATTTGTTTTATACCAACCGCTTGTATCAGGAAATAGGCAAACAGTTAAAAGGACTTATGTTTAAAGACGGAGGTCCTATTATTGGTGTGCAATTAGAAAATGAATACCAGCATTCTACAGCTCCTTGGGGATTTACTTATCAGGATGCTCCTAAAGAGCGCACTGTTGCAGGACGTGATAAAAAGATTATTCAGGATGGAGTAGGTATCAATACCATGGGGAATGAATTTGCCGATGTAGGGCGTGACCACATGAAAACATTAAAAAAACTCGCCATTGATGCGGGTTTGATAGCACCTATTTATACGGCTACCGGTTGGGGATATGCTACTATTGTCGAAAAAGGGTCTATTCCGGTTATGGCGGGTTATGCTTATCCGTTTTGGACAGCTGGAAATAGTCCGTCGCCATTTTATTTGTTTAAAAACATACATCAAAAACCGGATTATTCTCCGGTAAGTTATGATGTCAATTTATATCCGTCTTTAGCAGCCGAATTAGGTACCGGAATGGCGGTTACTTATTCACGACGTCCACATGTGCTTGGCGAAAGTTTTTTACCTATGATGGTTCGCACGGTCGGAAGTGGAACTAACGGACTTGGATTTTATATGTATCATGGTGGAACGACACCTTCCATTGGGAATTATTTTTTAACCGAAGGTGCGGGACTTCACAATAAATCCTACGATTATCAGGCTCCCATTGGCGAGTTTGGAAATGTAAGCAGTGGGTACTATCCGTTAAAGTTGATGAATTACTTTTTAAAAGGCTATGGCAACGATTTAGCACCTTTATACCCAATATTGCCTTCGACTAATGACAGTATCAAAGCTACTGATACTAGTACTTTGCGTTATGCTGTAAGAGGAGATGGAGATAAAGGCTATTTGTTCATGCATAATTTCCAGGATCATTTAGAAACTAAAGATTTATCAAATTTAAAAATTGATATTGCTACTAAAACCGGGGAAATCCAATTTCCACAAACAGGAACTTTTACGCTTAAAGCAGGCAGTTCTGCTATTTTTCCGTTTAATGTCAATTATGATGGTGTAGCCATTCGTATGGCAACGGTACAGCCTTTTTGCAAGTTTACCAATAAGAATAAAAAGTATAATGTGATGGTTGCTATAGATGGTATTGCTCCTGAAATTGTACTTCAAGGTAAGGTGAAAGTTAGTGGTACAGGAATAAAAACTATAATTAGAGATGGTAATACTGTTGTAGTTTGTACTGCCAGAAAAATTAATGATTTCGAGATAAACGGTGTTTCATTTTTAGTTTTACCAAGTAGTGAAGCAGAAAAAGCCTATCTAATTGGTCAAACCGACAATCAAAAGTTGGTATTGAGTAATGCATTGGTATTGGATAATGAAGGAAAAATTTCGTTGGTTAGTAATAATCAGGAAAATATTGATTTCTCTGTATATCCTGCTGCAGGCAATGTAAATTCAATTGATGGAAAAGTAACAAAAGGAAAATCAACAATAAAAAGCATAAGTACTTGGCAAGTAAGCGTACCCAAAGCGGATACAGCTATTAAATTAGTACAAGCTGATAATAGTCACTATGTACTTAAAGCAGGCAGTCTTAATTTATCTAAAGTAAATGATGTTTTTATCACCTTTGATTATCGTGGCGATCGCGGAATTTGTATGATGAATGGCGAGTTGCAAACAGACGACCTTTATACGAGTAAACCATGGACAATTGGATTAAAACGCTATCAGGAAGCTTTAAAAACGTCTGATATGTATTTCCATTTTTTACCAATGGCTAAAGACGCTCCTTATTTGAGTTATCTTGATAAGGAAGTACTACCTGATTTTGGCAACCAAAAAAGCTTTTTGGAAATAAAACAGCCACAGATTTCGGTGGAATACAAAGCCGATGTTGAGATTAAATAG
- a CDS encoding MGH1-like glycoside hydrolase domain-containing protein has translation MKKYLFILFLGISVNTFSQIPDSIADNIKIIKQYMFKDYKKMFKKPEKAFVYPYITPGSNAYANVLWDWDSWLSNIALRQILEYNGTKEDKKEAVAYEQGCVLNYLTYTDPSDGYMPMVVDKNSDSEKLKPANIYSTNMHKPVIAQHAAFLTKLNKDNAEWLRDKFDRMQAFIKNYQTHHRNEPTGLFFWQDDLAIGVDNDPSTFFRPNRSSASIFLNCLMYKELNAMAYLSKSLNKNDAAAAYLKDAAMLKEAIQKNCWDEKDGFYYSVDLNLRPITNEETIVFGHPWVLHKGMPRTYDGLIQRIGVWSGFMTMWAGIATPEQAKRMVAENYNDTRTFNAKYGIRTLSKLEKMYSLKASSNPSNWWGPIWGISNYMTYKGLVDYGFDKEAKKLAYKTIMLFGNDFKQNGALHEYYEPDTGKPIMNKGFQNWNYLVLNMIAWVEKEKIINEF, from the coding sequence ATGAAAAAATACTTATTTATTCTTTTTCTTGGAATTAGTGTGAACACATTTTCTCAAATTCCTGATAGTATTGCCGATAATATTAAAATCATTAAACAGTACATGTTTAAAGATTATAAAAAGATGTTTAAAAAACCGGAAAAAGCTTTTGTTTATCCCTATATAACGCCCGGAAGTAATGCTTATGCCAATGTGCTTTGGGATTGGGATTCCTGGTTAAGTAATATTGCGTTAAGACAAATACTGGAATATAACGGGACAAAAGAAGATAAAAAAGAAGCAGTAGCTTATGAGCAAGGTTGCGTACTTAATTATTTAACTTATACCGATCCTTCTGACGGATATATGCCTATGGTTGTAGATAAGAATTCGGATTCCGAAAAACTAAAACCTGCGAATATATACAGCACAAATATGCATAAGCCTGTAATTGCGCAACATGCTGCTTTTCTAACTAAGTTAAATAAAGATAATGCCGAATGGTTACGCGATAAGTTTGACCGTATGCAGGCTTTCATTAAAAATTATCAAACTCACCACAGAAATGAGCCTACTGGTCTTTTCTTTTGGCAGGATGATTTAGCAATTGGTGTAGATAATGATCCTTCTACTTTTTTTCGTCCAAACCGCAGTTCAGCCTCTATTTTTTTAAATTGCTTAATGTACAAGGAATTAAACGCAATGGCTTATTTATCAAAATCGTTAAATAAGAATGATGCAGCTGCAGCTTATCTTAAAGACGCAGCAATGCTAAAAGAGGCTATACAAAAAAATTGTTGGGACGAAAAAGACGGTTTTTATTATTCTGTTGATCTTAATCTTCGACCTATTACAAATGAGGAAACTATCGTTTTTGGCCACCCTTGGGTTTTGCACAAAGGAATGCCCAGAACTTATGATGGATTAATTCAGCGTATTGGTGTCTGGTCAGGCTTTATGACTATGTGGGCGGGAATAGCTACACCTGAACAAGCTAAAAGAATGGTTGCAGAAAATTATAATGATACCAGAACTTTCAATGCGAAATATGGTATTCGTACTTTATCAAAATTAGAAAAAATGTACAGTTTAAAAGCTAGTAGTAATCCTTCTAATTGGTGGGGTCCTATATGGGGAATTTCAAATTATATGACATACAAAGGTTTGGTTGATTATGGTTTTGATAAAGAAGCGAAGAAATTAGCTTACAAAACTATTATGTTATTTGGTAATGATTTTAAACAGAATGGGGCTTTACATGAATACTATGAGCCTGACACAGGAAAGCCGATTATGAATAAAGGATTTCAAAACTGGAATTATCTTGTGCTTAATATGATTGCTTGGGTAGAGAAAGAAAAGATTATAAATGAATTTTAG
- a CDS encoding alpha-L-rhamnosidase C-terminal domain-containing protein has protein sequence MNIVKTLKFVAILNIGLIFSLSAQVNNWQAKWITDPNTQNASNTWYNFRKDFTLEKVPTNVIAKIAVDSKYWLWINGEMVVFEGGLKRGPNPKDTYYDEVNISSYLKEGKNSISVLAWYFGKDGFSHISSGKFGFIFECIAPQIKILSDDSWRVIENTAYGSCPEPFPNFRLSESSIRFDARQDVGLWYKPEFNVAKWRTAKVLGTVPMAPWNNLVLRPIPLFKDFGLKAFTNNLKFPIECKTDTIITCQLPANLQITPYLKVEAADGQIIEIKTDNLRGGSQVNMYAQYVSRKGQQEYESYGWINGHKVIYTIPKGVKVLDLKYRETGYNTEFSGSFSSSDVFLNNIWQKSLRTLYVTMRDNYMDCPDRERAQWWGDEVNEGGEAFYALDTKSSLLFKKGMYELIGWQKKDNTLFSPVPAGNWDLELPCQMLTSIGYYGFWNYYQYTGDKQTIADLYDGVRKYLKIWKINEKGTLVFRNGGWIWGDWGKNKDMELIFNSLYYMALKGSYNMAVLLEKQDDIKEYSQAMINLKLSFNKNFWTGIAYRDPNYSGLTDDRVQALAVVSGLADTEKYPAIFEVLKTQENASPYMEKYVLEALFQMGYGEYAIERMKKRFGEMVNNPNYTTLFEGWGIGNKGYGGGTTNHAWSGGALTILSQYLCGIAPLEPGYSVFQIAPQPSGIEKASATVQSVKGEIKSSFVNKTNKFELNVEVPAGTEAVIAIPDNGYNSIEVNGKKVWIKGQFLDKKIVSKYNSQSENNIKFIVKGGVWKFTATKNNQNQK, from the coding sequence ATGAATATTGTAAAAACCTTAAAATTTGTAGCAATTCTAAATATAGGTTTAATTTTTTCATTAAGTGCACAAGTAAATAATTGGCAAGCAAAATGGATAACTGATCCTAACACACAAAATGCTTCTAATACTTGGTATAATTTTAGAAAAGATTTCACTTTAGAAAAAGTACCCACTAATGTGATAGCTAAAATTGCGGTAGATAGCAAATATTGGTTATGGATTAATGGTGAAATGGTTGTATTTGAGGGAGGTCTTAAACGTGGACCAAATCCAAAAGATACCTATTATGATGAGGTAAATATTTCATCTTATTTAAAAGAAGGTAAAAACTCTATTTCAGTTTTGGCTTGGTATTTTGGAAAAGATGGTTTTTCACATATTAGTAGTGGAAAGTTTGGCTTTATTTTCGAATGTATTGCTCCTCAAATAAAAATACTTAGTGATGATAGCTGGCGTGTAATTGAAAACACCGCTTATGGAAGCTGTCCGGAGCCATTTCCTAATTTTCGTCTCTCAGAATCAAGCATTCGTTTTGATGCAAGGCAAGATGTAGGACTGTGGTACAAACCGGAATTTAATGTTGCTAAATGGCGTACTGCTAAAGTACTAGGGACAGTTCCAATGGCTCCATGGAATAATCTGGTATTGCGTCCTATTCCATTATTTAAGGATTTTGGCTTAAAAGCATTTACTAATAATTTAAAATTCCCAATCGAATGTAAAACGGATACTATTATTACATGTCAGTTGCCTGCAAATTTGCAAATTACTCCCTATTTAAAAGTAGAAGCAGCTGATGGGCAAATTATTGAAATAAAAACAGATAATTTAAGAGGCGGCAGTCAAGTAAATATGTATGCGCAGTATGTAAGCCGCAAGGGACAACAAGAATATGAAAGTTATGGATGGATTAATGGACATAAAGTTATTTATACCATTCCAAAAGGAGTTAAAGTGCTCGATTTAAAATATAGAGAAACAGGATACAATACGGAGTTTTCAGGAAGTTTTTCAAGCTCAGATGTTTTTTTGAACAATATTTGGCAGAAATCGTTGCGTACACTATATGTTACTATGCGTGATAATTATATGGATTGTCCTGATAGAGAACGTGCCCAATGGTGGGGGGATGAAGTAAACGAGGGAGGCGAAGCCTTTTACGCATTAGATACAAAAAGTAGCCTTCTGTTTAAAAAGGGAATGTATGAATTAATAGGATGGCAAAAAAAAGATAACACCCTGTTTTCTCCCGTACCAGCAGGTAATTGGGATTTAGAATTACCATGTCAAATGCTTACCAGTATTGGTTATTATGGTTTTTGGAATTATTATCAATATACTGGTGACAAACAAACTATTGCGGATCTTTATGATGGTGTTCGAAAATATTTAAAAATATGGAAAATCAATGAAAAAGGCACTTTGGTTTTTCGAAATGGTGGTTGGATTTGGGGTGACTGGGGTAAAAACAAAGACATGGAACTTATCTTTAATTCCTTATACTATATGGCTTTAAAAGGTTCTTACAATATGGCTGTATTACTTGAAAAACAGGATGATATTAAAGAGTATTCGCAAGCAATGATCAATTTGAAACTGTCTTTCAATAAAAATTTCTGGACAGGAATTGCCTATCGCGATCCAAATTATTCAGGTTTGACTGATGATAGAGTCCAAGCTTTAGCGGTAGTGTCAGGATTAGCAGATACTGAAAAGTATCCAGCAATTTTTGAAGTTTTAAAAACTCAAGAGAATGCTAGTCCTTACATGGAAAAATATGTACTCGAAGCCCTTTTTCAAATGGGATATGGAGAATATGCTATAGAACGTATGAAAAAACGTTTCGGAGAAATGGTTAACAATCCAAATTATACAACACTTTTTGAAGGTTGGGGAATAGGTAACAAAGGCTATGGTGGAGGAACTACCAACCACGCTTGGAGCGGAGGTGCTTTAACCATTTTATCTCAATATTTGTGCGGTATTGCCCCTCTTGAGCCAGGATATTCCGTTTTTCAAATAGCTCCTCAACCATCGGGTATCGAAAAAGCCTCTGCGACGGTACAATCGGTTAAAGGCGAAATTAAAAGTTCTTTTGTTAATAAAACAAACAAATTTGAATTGAATGTTGAGGTTCCAGCCGGAACGGAGGCTGTAATTGCTATTCCGGACAATGGATATAATTCTATTGAAGTCAATGGAAAAAAAGTATGGATAAAGGGGCAGTTTTTAGACAAAAAAATAGTTTCGAAATACAACAGTCAATCAGAAAACAATATAAAATTTATTGTAAAAGGTGGAGTTTGGAAATTCACCGCTACTAAAAATAACCAGAACCAAAAATAG
- a CDS encoding DUF5107 domain-containing protein, with protein sequence MSVKAWQEEVIIPTYEIGKAEKNPIFLEKRVYQGSSGVVYPYPVVEKIEDEKKDKSYQAVYIENEYIKVMILPELGGRVQMAYDKIKKRHFIYYNQVIKPALVGLTGPWISGGIEFNWPQHHRPSTFLPVDHTIENNADGSITVWVSENEKMFHQKGMAGFTLHPGKAYLEIKGKLYNPTPVPQTFLWWANPAVAVNEHYQSVFPPDVHAVFDHGKRDVSTFPIATGTYYKIDYSAGVDISNYKNIPVPTSYMAINSDFNFVGGYENDTQAGVLHVANHHISPGKKQWTWGNGDFGKAWDRNLTDEDGPYIELMAGVYTDNQPDFTWMQPYEEKTFTQYFLPYRELGVVKNASQDLLLNIDKAGDKAIVKIFATSLQKNARVVLEGFFEEILDLSPEQVFEREISVGDIALIDLKLVVYSEKGRELLSIKAEEQEAKETPEAAKPAFSPEETPTCEQLYLTGLHLEQYRHATYLATDYYQEALKRDPSDVRNNNAMGLWLLRRGKFAESEKYFQAAIDTQLQRNPNPYDGEPRYNLGLALQYQGKNKEAYAAFYKSCWNAAMQDAGYFGCAQISCVQDNLTDALYEIDKSLTRNWHNHKVRTLKTAILRKLGNEKEALSLIEDSLKIDLFNFGCRFEEYLISNSATALEEMNKLMRGEIHNYEVVALDYITAGMYDEAVQLLEEGIKVCPTTPMTYYYMGWALHLANKDAKAAFETAANHAPEYCFPNRLEAISALETAQKVNPTDSKAPYYLGNLWYDKRQYPEAIASWEKSVEIDGTFPTVVRNLSLAYFNKLQQEEKALQYLEKAFSLDTSDSRILMELDQLYKRLCKPHGERLAFLEKYFSLVEQRDDVYLEYVTLCNQLGDYAKAIELIDNRIFHPWEGGEGKVPAQYQLARVELAKQLLAKKEFDNAIKLLNECLEYPHNLGEGKLHGAQENDFHYWLGCAYEGLNQIEEAQKYWKLAKDGNTEPAAAIFYNDQKPDKIFYQGLALLKLGLVEEANTRFNKLIAFGTKHLNEIIKLDYFAVSLPDLLIWEDDLTFRNKIHCHYMLGLGNYGLGEIAKTKIHLNEAAKMDVNHQGVQQHLSIVNECTVINSEIA encoded by the coding sequence ATGAGTGTAAAAGCTTGGCAAGAGGAGGTAATTATCCCTACATACGAAATTGGGAAAGCCGAAAAAAACCCTATTTTTCTTGAAAAAAGAGTATATCAGGGAAGTAGCGGAGTAGTTTATCCGTATCCTGTGGTGGAGAAAATTGAAGATGAGAAAAAAGATAAAAGCTATCAAGCCGTTTATATAGAAAATGAATACATCAAGGTGATGATTTTACCCGAGTTGGGTGGTCGTGTGCAAATGGCTTATGACAAAATCAAAAAACGTCATTTTATTTATTACAATCAGGTAATCAAGCCAGCACTGGTTGGATTGACTGGCCCATGGATTTCAGGCGGAATCGAATTCAACTGGCCACAACACCACCGTCCGAGTACTTTTTTACCTGTAGATCATACTATTGAAAACAATGCCGATGGGAGTATTACCGTTTGGGTAAGCGAAAACGAAAAGATGTTTCACCAAAAAGGGATGGCGGGATTTACATTACATCCCGGGAAAGCTTATTTAGAGATTAAAGGAAAATTATACAATCCAACGCCTGTTCCACAAACATTTCTGTGGTGGGCGAATCCTGCCGTTGCGGTGAATGAACATTATCAATCGGTTTTTCCACCAGATGTACATGCAGTTTTTGACCACGGAAAACGCGATGTTTCCACATTTCCAATTGCTACGGGAACCTATTATAAAATAGATTATTCGGCTGGAGTTGATATTTCGAATTATAAAAACATTCCGGTTCCGACTTCTTATATGGCTATCAACTCTGATTTTAACTTTGTAGGAGGTTATGAGAATGATACCCAGGCAGGTGTACTTCATGTGGCCAATCATCATATTTCGCCAGGGAAAAAACAATGGACTTGGGGTAATGGAGATTTTGGAAAAGCATGGGATAGAAATCTTACCGATGAAGACGGACCTTATATCGAATTGATGGCAGGGGTTTATACTGATAATCAGCCAGATTTTACTTGGATGCAACCTTATGAAGAAAAAACTTTTACTCAATATTTCCTGCCTTATCGCGAACTGGGTGTAGTGAAAAATGCCTCTCAGGATTTGCTTTTAAATATTGATAAAGCAGGAGACAAAGCCATTGTAAAGATTTTTGCTACTTCATTACAGAAAAATGCAAGAGTAGTACTTGAAGGTTTTTTCGAAGAAATATTGGATTTAAGTCCGGAGCAGGTTTTCGAACGCGAAATTTCTGTTGGTGACATTGCTCTTATCGATTTAAAGTTAGTCGTTTATTCTGAAAAAGGCAGAGAATTGTTAAGCATCAAAGCAGAAGAACAAGAAGCAAAGGAAACTCCTGAAGCGGCAAAACCGGCTTTTTCTCCTGAAGAAACGCCTACTTGTGAGCAATTGTATCTTACGGGATTGCATTTAGAACAATACCGTCATGCAACTTATCTGGCTACCGATTATTATCAGGAAGCCCTGAAACGAGATCCTTCAGACGTTAGAAATAATAATGCAATGGGACTTTGGTTGCTACGCCGTGGGAAATTTGCCGAATCGGAAAAGTATTTCCAAGCTGCGATTGATACCCAATTGCAACGCAATCCGAATCCGTATGATGGAGAACCACGTTATAACCTGGGACTTGCTTTACAGTATCAAGGAAAAAACAAGGAAGCCTACGCTGCATTTTATAAATCATGTTGGAATGCTGCCATGCAGGATGCAGGATATTTTGGTTGTGCACAAATTTCTTGTGTTCAAGATAATCTGACTGATGCATTATATGAAATTGATAAATCTTTAACTCGTAACTGGCATAATCACAAAGTACGTACCTTAAAAACGGCGATTTTACGAAAGTTAGGAAACGAAAAAGAAGCCTTGTCACTGATTGAAGATTCGTTGAAAATTGACTTATTCAATTTTGGTTGTCGTTTTGAAGAATATCTTATTTCAAATTCGGCTACTGCTTTGGAAGAAATGAATAAGTTAATGCGTGGCGAAATTCATAATTATGAAGTGGTGGCATTGGATTATATTACTGCAGGAATGTATGATGAAGCTGTTCAATTATTGGAAGAAGGAATAAAAGTTTGTCCAACAACCCCAATGACCTATTACTATATGGGGTGGGCGTTGCATTTAGCCAACAAGGATGCTAAAGCAGCATTTGAAACAGCAGCAAATCATGCACCGGAATATTGTTTCCCTAATCGTTTGGAAGCAATTTCGGCATTGGAAACAGCACAAAAAGTAAATCCAACGGATTCAAAAGCACCTTATTATTTAGGGAATTTATGGTATGACAAACGCCAATACCCAGAAGCGATTGCAAGTTGGGAAAAATCGGTTGAAATTGACGGTACATTCCCTACGGTGGTGAGAAATTTATCTTTGGCTTATTTTAATAAATTGCAACAGGAAGAAAAAGCGCTTCAATATCTGGAAAAAGCTTTTTCATTAGATACAAGTGATTCCCGTATTCTGATGGAGTTGGATCAATTGTACAAGCGTCTTTGCAAACCACACGGAGAGAGATTGGCCTTTTTGGAAAAATATTTCAGTCTGGTAGAACAACGTGATGATGTTTATTTGGAATACGTTACTTTGTGTAACCAATTAGGGGATTATGCTAAAGCGATTGAATTAATCGATAATCGTATTTTCCATCCTTGGGAAGGTGGCGAAGGAAAAGTTCCAGCCCAATACCAATTGGCAAGAGTAGAATTAGCCAAACAATTGTTGGCCAAAAAAGAATTTGATAATGCCATAAAATTATTGAACGAATGCTTGGAGTATCCTCATAATCTGGGTGAAGGAAAATTACATGGTGCACAGGAAAATGATTTTCATTATTGGTTGGGCTGTGCGTACGAAGGTTTGAATCAAATAGAAGAAGCTCAAAAATATTGGAAACTCGCCAAAGACGGAAATACAGAACCAGCCGCAGCCATTTTCTATAACGATCAAAAACCGGATAAAATATTTTATCAAGGATTGGCATTGTTAAAATTAGGATTAGTTGAAGAAGCGAATACCAGATTTAACAAATTGATTGCCTTTGGAACAAAACATTTGAACGAAATCATAAAATTGGATTATTTTGCTGTTTCATTACCTGATTTATTGATTTGGGAGGATGATCTAACTTTCCGCAATAAAATCCATTGTCATTACATGCTTGGACTGGGGAATTACGGATTAGGTGAAATAGCTAAAACAAAAATACATCTGAACGAAGCAGCGAAAATGGATGTAAACCATCAGGGAGTTCAACAGCATTTGTCAATAGTTAATGAATGTACAGTAATTAATTCAGAAATTGCATAA